A window of the Plasmodium falciparum 3D7 genome assembly, chromosome: 3 genome harbors these coding sequences:
- a CDS encoding serine/threonine protein kinase, FIKK family yields the protein MFNFILYDLNLTPKKNLIYKSKYIKEYTYNYFNYVISNKEPKYFLCEFLTHRCTVTFLGILYFILIFSGTFNHTSVSSYQIKEKAYCRFLSEHDYVKDCSDENMLSRIFKKILLRKKEHHEKFEDEQEDGRFLFSNSSIKDKWSKNKRISSIGDDIKSEFWSKENLMYNIKLLKNEKIEVNDYDTSDDDCDDNKISKYPKILKERDNSKPIFNWHLGKISVLKMLDNAENFSIGGVKYKDWDLIPILPPNNNKNDKKVHKMFKASISARYGLKNKTMKFFIKKIPMDTWVKQYNLMTEYDGEYLLAGENAVMEAMALAFLNEYHPNIAPKFYKLLYEEDNKNSSDCILDNEIFYDLNLFNDFLCEKLNTNINGNIVMISEYYGEDIFDFILRETEGFNTFLNKNKKKKILYESLHLLVKLHDAGFSHLDLSPENILISDKYQMLFCDFAKSTPLYSFKLRHLKHFEGLYSFESCEPSIGKIEYMPPECWNLLRKYKKMKIKDPMRNLNYITNQDKRKDFYYDVSNADKYMLGVFFIWVWNNGYLWSRSDPEQDHVFYELSQADMNFNMLERTKKWPDDFKFILKKLLHMEHRRNLDLKDLCKHPWFTSKK from the exons atgtttaattttattcTATATGATTTAAATTTGACAccgaaaaaaaatttaatatataaaagtaaatatattaaagagtacacatataattattttaattatgtgATTAGTAATAAAGAaccaaaatattttttatgtgaaTTTTTAACTCATAGATGTACTGTAACCTTTTTaggaatattatattttatattaata TTTTCAGGTACATTTAATCATACAAGCGTCTCATCATatcaaataaaagaaaaagcaTATTGTCGATTTTTATCTGAACACGATTATGTAAAAGATTGTTCGGATGAAAACATGTTGAGCcgtatattcaaaaaaattcttttaaGGAAAAAAGAACACCATGAAAAGTTTGAAGATGAGCAAGAAGATGGGaggtttttattttctaattctAGTATTAAGGATAAATGGAGTAAGAACAAACGTATTTCATCTATAGgagatgatataaaatcaGAATTTTGGAGTAAGGAGAAtttaatgtataatattaaattattgaAAAACGAAAAAATTGAAGTGAATGATTATGATACTTCTGATGATGattgtgatgataataaaatatctaaATATCCAAAGATTTTGAAAGAAAGAGATAATTCAAAACCTATTTTTAATTGGCATTTAGGTAAGATATCTGTTCTTAAAATGTTAGATAATGCAGAAAATTTTAGTATAGGTGGTGTAAAATATAAGGATTGGGATTTGATTCCTATTTTACCacctaataataataaaaatgataaaaaagttCATAAGATGTTTAAAGCTTCAATTAGTGCTAGGTATGgattaaaaaacaaaacaatgaaattttttataaagaaaattccTATGGACACATGGGTTaaacaatataatttaatgacTGAGTATGATGGGGAATATTTATTAGCTGGAGAAAATGCTGTTATGGAAGCTATGGCTTTAGCTTTCTTAAATGAATATCATCCAAATATAGCAcctaaattttataaattattatatgaagaaGATAATAAGAATTCTAGTGATTGTATATTAGATAATGaaattttttatgatttgaatttatttaatgattttttatgtgaaaaattaaatacaaatataaatggtAATATTGTTATGATATCTGAATATTACGGTGAAGatatttttgattttattttaagaGAAACAGAAGgatttaatacatttttaaataaaaataagaaaaaaaaaattttatatgaaagTTTACATTTATTAGTAAAATTACATGATGCAGGATTTTCACACCTTGATTTATCTcctgaaaatatattaatatcagATAAATATCAAATGCTTTTTTGTGATTTTGCTAAAAGTACACCTCTTTATAGTTTTAAATTAAGACATCTTAAACATTTTGAAGgtttatattcttttgaaTCATGTGAACCTAGTATTGGGAAAATTGAATATATGCCACCTGAATGTTGGAATTTACtaaggaaatataaaaaaatgaaaataaaagatcCTATGagaaatttaaattatattacaaaCCAAGATAAAAGGAaagatttttattatgatgttTCTAATGCTGATAAATATATGCTTGGAGTGTTTTTCATTTGGGTTTGGAATAATGGATATTTATGGTCTCGTTCGGATCCTGAACAAGATCATGTCTTTTATGAACTTTCACAAGCTGATATGAATTTTAATATGTTAGAGAGGACAAAGAAATGGCCAGATGACTTTAAATTTATTCTCAAG AAATTATTACACATGGAACATAGAAGAAATTTAGATTTAAAGGATCTATGCAAACATCCTTGGTTTACGtctaagaaataa
- a CDS encoding epoxide hydrolase 1: MKKGMKKSNNCHFFFLTYVLVCIVGVLYVILQNLYSIKNVVESTGYIEEIKLRYLSETELNKRSDNSLKKKLKQVNGEIEKNDICEKNKEIDIKKNSEDAYDGAEKICRDKEYKEKCYIKYETPKFLLDRNINCPYRFGKIFAGTYGITNYELIGNKDNPLVIFFHGLGGDKDSFSKMDEYLLENNYQILKYDLYGHGLSECPKYSSDDVYNLNFFLTQIEELVCYLNLQNKEFYLIGGSMGCLIAAAFAQKYINQVKKIVFLSPVGMLGRKPLSLKIRNGLLSIINSCSCIMSPFCFPKCCMKHCIPRNDFEVVYDKLMWNAFAKKNLTDCIYGCLNNMPMWSSHDIFIEIGKKNIPTLIFCGEKDDLYDDDVYKNLNTYFTNSHIIVFKGENHYIIPSRTSDIILCIAIFTTFPNDVNLKSDDIYFPVDKNGCTT, encoded by the exons atgaaaaaaggaaTGAAGAAATCAAATAattgtcattttttttttttaacatatgtTTTGGTTTGTATTGTAGGAGTGCTATATGTGATATTACAA AATTTATATTCAATTAAAAACGTTGTCGAATCAACAGGATATATAGAGGAAATTAAATTAAGATATTTAAGTGAAACGGAATTAAATAAGAGGTCAGataattctttaaaaaaaaagttaaaacAAGTGAATGGggaaattgaaaaaaatgatatatgtgaaaaaaataaagaaattgatataaagaaaaatagtGAAGATGCATATGATGGTGCTGAAAAGATATGTAGAGATAAAGAATATAAGGAAAAATGTTACATTAAGTATGAAACACCAAAATTTTTACTGGATAGAAATATTAATTGTCCTTATAGATTTGGAAAGATTTTTGCTGGAACATATGGAATAACAAATTATGAACTTATTGGAAATAAAGACAACCCAttagtaattttttttcatgggCTTGGTGGAGATAAAGATAGTTTTTCCAAAATGGATGAATATCTCCttgaaaataattatcaaaTACTTAAGTATGATTTATATGGACATGGGTTATCTGAATGTCCAAAATATAGTAGTGatgatgtatataatttaaatttttttttgactcAAATAGAAGAATTAGTATGTTATTTAAATTTGCAAAATAAGGAATTTTATTTGATTGGTGGTTCAATGGGTTGTTTAATAGCTGCTGCATTTGCacagaaatatattaatcaagttaaaaaaattgtttttttatcaCCTGTGGGTATGTTAGGAAGGAAACCTTTAtcattaaaaataagaaatggATTATTAAGTATAATTAATTCTTGTTCATGTATTATGTCACCATTTTGTTTTCCCAAATGTTGTATGAAACATTGTATTCCACGAAATGATTTTGAAGTAGTTTATGATAAATTAATGTGGAATGCTTTTGCCAAAAAGAATTTAACCGATTGTATATATGGttgtttaaataatatgCCAATGTGGAGTTCCCATGACATTTTTATAGAAatagggaaaaaaaatatacctaCTTTAATATTTTGTGGAGAAAAAGATGATCTTTATGATGACgatgtttataaaaatttaaataccTATTTTACTAATTctcatattattgttttcaAAGGAGaaaatcattatataatacctTCAAGAACTTCAGATATTATTCTATGTATTGCAATCTTTACCACTTTTCCAAATGATGTGAATTTAAAATCAGATGATATTTATTTCCCTGTTGATAAAAATGGATGTaccacataa
- a CDS encoding acyl-CoA synthetase, translated as MGKVFTIYVFVIYLIYIRPNVSQFTSEYEGYSEICEKATNENESCVYCMKDHKRKSSKYVYKHIVRMFFEKHTLNNNKIALIEHQCGEPQNYMTYGNFFKKVLSFSNSLNTYEGSNIPEKIYNEEMNNGKFKLLGIYGSNSINWLVADLGAMLSGVTTLVMHSKFSMDVIVDILNETKLEWLCLDLDLVECLMARRNELPHLKNLIILDIVAKQGMINSNNEKEKKKSNLKSNGQVNNINNKKGSDLSKNLEDIRLSPIEYDKDKLEKFNALKEKFHNCEKRLILFDDMTKTKSTNFNIINEDPDFVTSIVYTSGTSGKPKGVMLSNKNLFNQLYSLYNHSVRESYSFEYHLSYLPISHVLERTFAYSIILFGGTLNIWSKDLNYFSKDIFNSKDFIMGGVPKVFSRMYTNIVTEINNLSPFKRFIINTVMSLRKSNKNGWLGKFLENTFHVSSKIKEKVNPNLEVILNGGGKLSADIAQDLCTLLNINYCQGYGLTETGGGIFGNHAKDTNFLCIGGPIAANTKYKVRSWETYKAKDTLPKGELLVKSDSVFKGYFLEKESTKRAFTHDGYFITGDVVQINRNGSLKFLDRSKGLVKLSQGEYIETDMLNNLYSEVLFINFCVVYGDDSMDGPLAIISVDKNLFFNCLKDDNMLEITGVNEKNYLNKLTDDNINNNIFLDYVKEKMLEVYKETNLNRYNIINNIYLTSKVWDTNNYLTPTFKVKRFHVFKDYAFFINDVKKIYKNKLKGCTGISVISEKRDEEKKNDRKKEEKGSKKLINDSNSKPHKNDMGKHEKNVENKKVKLGATYGPSQKEMNK; from the coding sequence atggGTAAAGTTTTTACTATTTAtgtttttgttatttatctAATTTATATAAGACCAAATGTTAGCCAATTTACTAGTGAATATGAAGGGTACTCAGAAATATGTGAAAAGGCAACCAATGAAAATGAATCGTGTGTATACTGCATGAAGGATCATAAAAGGAAAAGttcaaaatatgtatataaacatattgtGAGAATGTTTTTTGAAAAACATaccttaaataataataaaatagccTTAATAGAACATCAATGTGGTGAACCTCAAAATTATATGACTTAtggaaatttttttaaaaaagtatTATCTTTTAGTAATTCTTTGAATACATATGAGGGAAGTAATATTccagaaaaaatatataacgaaGAAATGAATAATGGAAAATTTAAGTTATTAGGTATATATGGTAGTAATTCTATAAATTGGCTAGTTGCCGATTTGGGTGCTATGCTTAGTGGTGTTACTACATTAGTGATGCATTCGAAATTCAGTATGGACGTAATtgttgatatattaaatgagaCAAAATTAGAATGGTTATGTTTAGATTTAGATCTGGTTGAATGTTTAATGGCACGTAGAAATGAATTACCGCACTTGAAAAATCTTATAATTTTAGATATTGTAGCTAAACAAGGTATGATAAAttcaaataatgaaaaagaaaaaaaaaaatcgaaTTTAAAAAGCAATGGACaggtaaataatataaataataaaaaaggaagtGATTTATCGAAAAATTTGGAGGATATACGTTTGAGTCCTATAGAATATGATAAGGATAAATTAGAAAAGTTTAATgctttaaaagaaaaatttcaTAATTGTGAAAAGAGactaatattatttgatGACATGACAAAGACGAAAAGtacaaattttaatattataaatgagGATCCTGATTTTGTTACTTCAATTGTGTATACTTCTGGAACATCTGGAAAGCCAAAGGGTGTTATGTTGAGCaacaaaaatttatttaatcaaTTATATTCCTTATACAATCATAGTGTAAGAGAATCATATAGTTTTGAATATCATTTATCTTATTTACCTATATCACATGTACTTGAAAGAACATTTGCGTATAGCATCATATTGTTTGGAGGAACACTAAATATATGGAGTAAGGATCTTAATTATTTTTCcaaagatatatttaattcgAAAGATTTTATAATGGGAGGAGTACCTAAGGTTTTTAGTAGAATGTATACTAATATTGTGAcagaaattaataatttatcccCTTTTAAAAGATTCATTATAAACACTGTTATGTCATTACGGAAGTCTAATAAAAATGGATGGTTGGGTAAATTTCTTGAAAATACATTTCATGTTTcaagtaaaataaaagagaagGTTAATCCTAATTTAGAAGTTATATTAAATGGTGGTGGAAAATTATCGGCAGATATTGCCCAGGATTTATGTACTTTATTAAATATCAATTATTGTCAAGGTTATGGATTAACTGAAACTGGAGGTGGTATTTTTGGTAATCACGCAAAAGACACAAATTTTTTATGCATAGGAGGACCTATTGCTgctaatacaaaatataaagtaaGATCATGGGAAACCTATAAAGCTAAGGATACTTTACCTAAAGGAGAATTATTAGTTAAGAGTGATTCTGTATTTAAAGGATATTTCTTAGAAAAGGAGTCTACAAAAAGGGCTTTTACCCACGATGGTTATTTTATAACAGGAGATGTGGTTCAAATTAATAGAAATGGatctttaaaatttttagaTAGATCAAAAGGATTAGTTAAATTATCACAAGGAGAATATATTGAAACGGATATGTTAAATAATCTTTATTCAGAAGtactttttataaatttttgtgTTGTATATGGTGATGATTCTATGGATGGCCCTCTAGCAATAATATCTgttgataaaaatttatttttcaattgtttaaaagatgataatatgtTAGAAATAACTGGagttaatgaaaaaaattatttaaataaattaactgatgataatataaataataatatttttcttgattatgttaaagaaaaaatgttaGAAGTTTATAAGGAAACAAATTTAAATAGatacaatattattaataacatatatttaacttCAAAAGTTTGGGACACAAATAATTACCTTACTCCAACATTTAAGGTTAAAAGGTTCCATGTGTTTAAAGATTATGCTTTTTTCATTAATgatgttaaaaaaatatataaaaataaattaaaaggaTGTACTGGTATTAGTGTTATTAGTGAAAAAAgagatgaagaaaaaaaaaatgacagaaaaaaagaagaaaaaggttcaaaaaaattaataaatgattCAAATTCAAAACCACACAAAAACGATATGGGAaaacatgaaaaaaatgttgaaaataaaaaggtcAAATTAGGAGCTACATATGGACCAAGtcaaaaagaaatgaataaataa